One genomic region from Salvelinus fontinalis isolate EN_2023a chromosome 18, ASM2944872v1, whole genome shotgun sequence encodes:
- the LOC129815738 gene encoding biogenesis of lysosome-related organelles complex 1 subunit 1: MLSRLLKEHQSKQNERKELQEGRRREAITAATCLTEALVDHLNVGVAKAYVNQRKLDHEVKTLQVQAGQFSKQTGQWISMVEGFNQALKEIGDVENWARSIEMDMRTIATALEYVHKGQLTSTSS, encoded by the exons ATGCTTTCTCGTTTATTAAAGGAGCACCAATCCAAGCAGAACGAACGAAAAGAACTTCAAG AGGGACGTAGACGAGAGGCAATTACTGCTGCCACCTGTCTAACAGAAGCCTTGGTGGACCACCTTAATGTGGG GGTGGCCAAGGCGTATGTGAACCAGAGGAAGCTGGACCATGAGGTGAAGACGTTACAGGTGCAGGCCGGCCAGTTCTCCAAGCAGACTGGCCAGTGGATTAGTATGGTGGAAGGCTTCAACCAGGCcctgaag GAAATCGGTGATGTGGAGAACTGGGCTCGCAGTATTGAGATGGATATGAGAACCATCGCCACAGCTCTGGAGTACGTGCACAAGGGACAGCTCACATCAACCTCTTCATAG
- the LOC129815737 gene encoding retinol dehydrogenase 7-like isoform X2 gives MDIDSVYQYLGFQAQTNDSGPSRDNLWLYGISTFVVLWTLGWLYRDSLEVENVKEKYVFVTGCDSGFGNLLCKRLDRRGFRVIAGCLTEKGADDLKRATGPYLKTVLLDVTSTGSIQKAMEYTKQEVGDNGLWGIVNNAGRSLPMGPTEWMRMEDFTSTLKVNMTGVIEMTLTFLPLIKQAQGRIVNVASVLGRVAANGGGYCISKFAVESFSDCLRRDIHYFGIRVCIIEPGFFKTAVTSLDPIERELHRLWNQLTPEVKASYGDKYLDNYIQIQRLIMNASCDSDLSKVTNCMEHALASSYPRTRYSAGWDAKFGWIPLSYMPSCVIDIGLKLVMPRPAKSV, from the exons ATGGATATTGATTCTGTGTACCAGTATTTAGG ATTTCAAGCACAAACCAACGATTCAGGGCCTTCAAG GGATAATCTATGGCTGTACGGCATTTCTACCTTCGTCGTTCTGTGGACGCTAGGCTGGCTGTACAGAGACAGTCTGGAAGTAGAGAACGTCAAGGAGAAGTATGTGTTTGTGACGGGGTGTGACTCTGGCTTTGGGAACTTGCTCTGTAAGAGGCTGGACCGGCGGGGGTTCAGGGTGATAGCTGGGTGTCTGACGGAGAAAGGGGCTGATGATCTGAAGAGGGCGACTGGGCCGTACCTAAAGACGGTTCTCCTAGACGTGACGAGCACCGGCAGTATACAGAAAGCCATGGAGTACACCAAGCAGGAGGTTGGAGATAACG GACTGTGGGGTATCGTGAACAACGCGGGGCGCTCCCTGCCCATGGGTCCCACAGAGTGGATGAGGATGGAGGACTTCACCAGTACCTTGAAGGTGAACATGACGGGGGTGATAGAGATGACCCTCACCTTCCTGCCCCTCATCAAACAGGCCCAGGGGAGGATTGTCAACGTGGCCTCAGTGCTGGGTAGAGTGGCAGCTAACGGTGGTGGATACTGCATCTCTAAGTTTGCTGTGGAGTCCTTCTCAGACTGCCTCAG GAGGGATATCCACTACTTTGGGATTAGGGTGTGCATCATTGAACCAGGTTTCTTTAAGACAGCGGTTACCAGTCTGGATCCCATCGAGAGAGAGCTGCATCGCCTGTGGAACCAGCTCACACCTGAAGTAAAGGCCAGCTACGGAGACAAATACCTGGATAATT ACATCCAGATCCAACGGTTGATCATGAATGCATCTTGTGACTCTGACCTGAGTAAAGTGACTAACTGCATGGAACATGCCTTGGCGTCGTCCTACCCCCGAACCCGCTACAGTGCCGGCTGGGACGCCAAGTTTGGATGGATCCCCCTCTCTTACATGCCATCCTGTGTCATCGATATTGGGCTGAAACTGGTGATGCCGCGTCCTGCTAAGAGTGTGTAG
- the LOC129815737 gene encoding retinol dehydrogenase 7-like isoform X1, with the protein MDIDSVYQYLGFQAQTNDSGPSSRDNLWLYGISTFVVLWTLGWLYRDSLEVENVKEKYVFVTGCDSGFGNLLCKRLDRRGFRVIAGCLTEKGADDLKRATGPYLKTVLLDVTSTGSIQKAMEYTKQEVGDNGLWGIVNNAGRSLPMGPTEWMRMEDFTSTLKVNMTGVIEMTLTFLPLIKQAQGRIVNVASVLGRVAANGGGYCISKFAVESFSDCLRRDIHYFGIRVCIIEPGFFKTAVTSLDPIERELHRLWNQLTPEVKASYGDKYLDNYIQIQRLIMNASCDSDLSKVTNCMEHALASSYPRTRYSAGWDAKFGWIPLSYMPSCVIDIGLKLVMPRPAKSV; encoded by the exons ATGGATATTGATTCTGTGTACCAGTATTTAGG ATTTCAAGCACAAACCAACGATTCAGGGCCTTCAAG CAGGGATAATCTATGGCTGTACGGCATTTCTACCTTCGTCGTTCTGTGGACGCTAGGCTGGCTGTACAGAGACAGTCTGGAAGTAGAGAACGTCAAGGAGAAGTATGTGTTTGTGACGGGGTGTGACTCTGGCTTTGGGAACTTGCTCTGTAAGAGGCTGGACCGGCGGGGGTTCAGGGTGATAGCTGGGTGTCTGACGGAGAAAGGGGCTGATGATCTGAAGAGGGCGACTGGGCCGTACCTAAAGACGGTTCTCCTAGACGTGACGAGCACCGGCAGTATACAGAAAGCCATGGAGTACACCAAGCAGGAGGTTGGAGATAACG GACTGTGGGGTATCGTGAACAACGCGGGGCGCTCCCTGCCCATGGGTCCCACAGAGTGGATGAGGATGGAGGACTTCACCAGTACCTTGAAGGTGAACATGACGGGGGTGATAGAGATGACCCTCACCTTCCTGCCCCTCATCAAACAGGCCCAGGGGAGGATTGTCAACGTGGCCTCAGTGCTGGGTAGAGTGGCAGCTAACGGTGGTGGATACTGCATCTCTAAGTTTGCTGTGGAGTCCTTCTCAGACTGCCTCAG GAGGGATATCCACTACTTTGGGATTAGGGTGTGCATCATTGAACCAGGTTTCTTTAAGACAGCGGTTACCAGTCTGGATCCCATCGAGAGAGAGCTGCATCGCCTGTGGAACCAGCTCACACCTGAAGTAAAGGCCAGCTACGGAGACAAATACCTGGATAATT ACATCCAGATCCAACGGTTGATCATGAATGCATCTTGTGACTCTGACCTGAGTAAAGTGACTAACTGCATGGAACATGCCTTGGCGTCGTCCTACCCCCGAACCCGCTACAGTGCCGGCTGGGACGCCAAGTTTGGATGGATCCCCCTCTCTTACATGCCATCCTGTGTCATCGATATTGGGCTGAAACTGGTGATGCCGCGTCCTGCTAAGAGTGTGTAG
- the LOC129815737 gene encoding retinol dehydrogenase 7-like isoform X3, with product MDIDSVYQYLGRDNLWLYGISTFVVLWTLGWLYRDSLEVENVKEKYVFVTGCDSGFGNLLCKRLDRRGFRVIAGCLTEKGADDLKRATGPYLKTVLLDVTSTGSIQKAMEYTKQEVGDNGLWGIVNNAGRSLPMGPTEWMRMEDFTSTLKVNMTGVIEMTLTFLPLIKQAQGRIVNVASVLGRVAANGGGYCISKFAVESFSDCLRRDIHYFGIRVCIIEPGFFKTAVTSLDPIERELHRLWNQLTPEVKASYGDKYLDNYIQIQRLIMNASCDSDLSKVTNCMEHALASSYPRTRYSAGWDAKFGWIPLSYMPSCVIDIGLKLVMPRPAKSV from the exons ATGGATATTGATTCTGTGTACCAGTATTTAGG CAGGGATAATCTATGGCTGTACGGCATTTCTACCTTCGTCGTTCTGTGGACGCTAGGCTGGCTGTACAGAGACAGTCTGGAAGTAGAGAACGTCAAGGAGAAGTATGTGTTTGTGACGGGGTGTGACTCTGGCTTTGGGAACTTGCTCTGTAAGAGGCTGGACCGGCGGGGGTTCAGGGTGATAGCTGGGTGTCTGACGGAGAAAGGGGCTGATGATCTGAAGAGGGCGACTGGGCCGTACCTAAAGACGGTTCTCCTAGACGTGACGAGCACCGGCAGTATACAGAAAGCCATGGAGTACACCAAGCAGGAGGTTGGAGATAACG GACTGTGGGGTATCGTGAACAACGCGGGGCGCTCCCTGCCCATGGGTCCCACAGAGTGGATGAGGATGGAGGACTTCACCAGTACCTTGAAGGTGAACATGACGGGGGTGATAGAGATGACCCTCACCTTCCTGCCCCTCATCAAACAGGCCCAGGGGAGGATTGTCAACGTGGCCTCAGTGCTGGGTAGAGTGGCAGCTAACGGTGGTGGATACTGCATCTCTAAGTTTGCTGTGGAGTCCTTCTCAGACTGCCTCAG GAGGGATATCCACTACTTTGGGATTAGGGTGTGCATCATTGAACCAGGTTTCTTTAAGACAGCGGTTACCAGTCTGGATCCCATCGAGAGAGAGCTGCATCGCCTGTGGAACCAGCTCACACCTGAAGTAAAGGCCAGCTACGGAGACAAATACCTGGATAATT ACATCCAGATCCAACGGTTGATCATGAATGCATCTTGTGACTCTGACCTGAGTAAAGTGACTAACTGCATGGAACATGCCTTGGCGTCGTCCTACCCCCGAACCCGCTACAGTGCCGGCTGGGACGCCAAGTTTGGATGGATCCCCCTCTCTTACATGCCATCCTGTGTCATCGATATTGGGCTGAAACTGGTGATGCCGCGTCCTGCTAAGAGTGTGTAG
- the LOC129815737 gene encoding retinol dehydrogenase 7-like isoform X4: MDIDSVYQYLGDNLWLYGISTFVVLWTLGWLYRDSLEVENVKEKYVFVTGCDSGFGNLLCKRLDRRGFRVIAGCLTEKGADDLKRATGPYLKTVLLDVTSTGSIQKAMEYTKQEVGDNGLWGIVNNAGRSLPMGPTEWMRMEDFTSTLKVNMTGVIEMTLTFLPLIKQAQGRIVNVASVLGRVAANGGGYCISKFAVESFSDCLRRDIHYFGIRVCIIEPGFFKTAVTSLDPIERELHRLWNQLTPEVKASYGDKYLDNYIQIQRLIMNASCDSDLSKVTNCMEHALASSYPRTRYSAGWDAKFGWIPLSYMPSCVIDIGLKLVMPRPAKSV; this comes from the exons ATGGATATTGATTCTGTGTACCAGTATTTAGG GGATAATCTATGGCTGTACGGCATTTCTACCTTCGTCGTTCTGTGGACGCTAGGCTGGCTGTACAGAGACAGTCTGGAAGTAGAGAACGTCAAGGAGAAGTATGTGTTTGTGACGGGGTGTGACTCTGGCTTTGGGAACTTGCTCTGTAAGAGGCTGGACCGGCGGGGGTTCAGGGTGATAGCTGGGTGTCTGACGGAGAAAGGGGCTGATGATCTGAAGAGGGCGACTGGGCCGTACCTAAAGACGGTTCTCCTAGACGTGACGAGCACCGGCAGTATACAGAAAGCCATGGAGTACACCAAGCAGGAGGTTGGAGATAACG GACTGTGGGGTATCGTGAACAACGCGGGGCGCTCCCTGCCCATGGGTCCCACAGAGTGGATGAGGATGGAGGACTTCACCAGTACCTTGAAGGTGAACATGACGGGGGTGATAGAGATGACCCTCACCTTCCTGCCCCTCATCAAACAGGCCCAGGGGAGGATTGTCAACGTGGCCTCAGTGCTGGGTAGAGTGGCAGCTAACGGTGGTGGATACTGCATCTCTAAGTTTGCTGTGGAGTCCTTCTCAGACTGCCTCAG GAGGGATATCCACTACTTTGGGATTAGGGTGTGCATCATTGAACCAGGTTTCTTTAAGACAGCGGTTACCAGTCTGGATCCCATCGAGAGAGAGCTGCATCGCCTGTGGAACCAGCTCACACCTGAAGTAAAGGCCAGCTACGGAGACAAATACCTGGATAATT ACATCCAGATCCAACGGTTGATCATGAATGCATCTTGTGACTCTGACCTGAGTAAAGTGACTAACTGCATGGAACATGCCTTGGCGTCGTCCTACCCCCGAACCCGCTACAGTGCCGGCTGGGACGCCAAGTTTGGATGGATCCCCCTCTCTTACATGCCATCCTGTGTCATCGATATTGGGCTGAAACTGGTGATGCCGCGTCCTGCTAAGAGTGTGTAG